Genomic segment of Schistocerca piceifrons isolate TAMUIC-IGC-003096 chromosome 1, iqSchPice1.1, whole genome shotgun sequence:
AGCAACTATTGCGCCACAGACTGAATAAATTTACCCTTCACAAACACAGAAACACGCacacaaaaagataaacacttaccTTTCCGCTCTGTAGCTGTATATCAACCGAGAGCTGGAGCCTGACTGACTGGCTTATTTCATGCCAGTTTTACATTTCCTGCATGTGATCTTCATAGTGCTTCGTTTCTGCTGCCTTGCATTGCGTTACGTGTCTGAATATAGGGGAGTAATTAAAATCTGATTAATGATGCAGATATAATACAATACTTGTCCATCTTCATTTCCTCATTCCCACAGTAGATTTCTCGCTACCAACTCCTGATAGCGGTACTAACGTATGGTTTTTGCAACAGTGATGCATTTGTTACTTTACCTGTCACAGTCCaagcattttcttttaaattccttACTTTTTTAAAATACTCATTGGCAAATTAAAGCCGTGTTCCAGACCAATAtttgattggttcaaaatggttcaaatggctctgagcactatgctacttaacttctgaggtcatcagtcgcctagaacttagaaataattaaacctaaccaacctaaggatatcacacacatcaacgcccgaggcaggactcgaacctgggaccgtagcggacgctcggttccagactgtagcgcccagaaccgcacggccactctggccggcacttgATTGGAAACCTTATCTTTCGTGGGCATTACTGTTACGAAATATCTCTTTCTTACTTgccaaaaaacaacaagaaaaaaagctCTCCTGCGTAGCTCACGCGATGAGCACTCCTGTaagggttggtttgtttggggaaggagaccagacagcgctgtcatcggtctcattggattaggaaaagaaggggaaggaagtcggccgtgccctttcaaaggaaccatcccggcatttgcctggagtgatttagggaaatcacggaaaacctaaattaggatggccggacgcgggattgaaccgtcgtcctcccgaatgcgagtccagtgtctaaccactgcgccgcctcgctcagtGCACTCCTGTAAGAATGCAAGAAAAGGTTGCGCGATTTCGCTTGCGAGGCCCACTCCGCCACAGTTGCAGTCATTCTTCTCGTCATTTTATAGCTGCGTAAAATGACAGATTTCACCGATGTTTCCACAAACACATCCAGACACAACCAGATCTGCATCCAATCAGCGTCCAAGAAACTTTATGCGCTCACCTTAGCTTCCGCCGGAAAAATCGGCATGGAACGAAGCGCCTTTGGTGGACCCTAGCATATCAATAATATTGTGTAACATATCCTACTGTGAAAAAGATTGAAGGTTCTACAGTATATTGACGAACACACTATAATTTGATTTTTATCGTGCAAAGCAGTTGGAGTGTATATTCCCTCTCCGATACTGCATATTTTCATCATCCCACTCCAATATATCaaattgtttattctttgtttttctgGATTTTTTGATTTCTGCAAACTGAATCACTATAGGCAATTACTTTCAGTATTGTCTTTGAAATTACTGTCCCTTTTCTTAACTGTAGTTGTAACCATTTGCAGaagcatcgccgcgcgggattagccgagccgtctagggcgctgcagtcatggactgtgcggctggtcccggcgcaggtttgagtcctccctcgggcatgggtgtgtgtgtttgtccttaggataatttaggttaagtagtgtgtaaggttagggactgatggccttagcagttaagtcccgtaagacttcacacatatttgaacattttttttttgcagaagtatCACAAACGAGCGAGTGTCCATCCATAGAGAGTTGCGATAATTATTTGACTTGAGTATGCGCCATCTTTCCTTTCCCAGTGCGAAAGAAAGCCCAAAGGCCAAATAACAGCTGGAAACCATCTGGCAACATCACTTCACTGTCTGGaacttactgtcaatgtattgcaTAATGCTATAAAACTGCCAAACGTAACCGACACTCCAGGAGCCCCTAATGACAAAGCAAGAGACCTTCATGTTAGTTTTGATGCCCATGACAAATGCTCTACATGTTCCAATGAGGGTGCACCCAGTGTAGGATAAACAATGGATTCGGTAATAAAATATTGCATAAAATAGTCTTGATCGCATaaaaacacttttattcataagtggtgaccggtttcgacccgTTGTGGATCATATTCAGACCATGCTCCAGCGACGGCATGTGGAGACGATGGCTTGCAGCAGAAACTACGAATACCACACACTGATGTTGACTGCTTCCATCAGTAAGCGGTACCCCCATTTCGTGCCATCGTCTCTATACGTCATCACTAGAGTATGGTCCGAGGATGATCAACCTCGGGTCGAAACCGTGTGCCACTTTTAAATGAAAGTGTTTTTATGCGATAAATACtgttatatattatattttattgCTGTTCACTGGGATCACTGGTACGGCCATTTACAATGGGTACACTCTATTACGGAGCTCAggacaaaatggaagaaaaaacaGAGGCTGTCAAATAACTGCTCGTGAATCTTCCGGATTGTATGTCCGTGGTCTTAAAAACTTTTCTGGCCCTGACGTTTCGTGCAGAGCAGCGCCGGAAATCATCGGAGGTGCTCGTGGTGCTGGGGTCTTGTCGACTGAGACAGCAATCGCCATGAGATAATCCGAAGATGACTTTCGAAGCTCTGGACGAAAGGTCACGAAGCGAAAATTTTCTTCGATCACCCGGAAAACTCACCAGCATCTTAGACATCAGGTCGTGGAAGCCTTATTTGTGTCAGTCAGTTGTGTGCGAACCCGCTGCGCCTTCTCAAGGCCGTTAATTTGTGTAGAAATTAGATGTGTAGAGCTGTGGAATTACGCAAGAAAAATGCGGAAAAGAGCGAACAAATAAGGCATGGAGTCGACTGGTTGAAATTCATAGTTTGCCCTATCGAAATAAATATTCAGTCGTAGATAAAAATTTGGTAATAGATTTAAAgttaactgaaataaaatatttgttttactATAAATAGGAAAATCTTTATTTACACTCAGTCTTACATATTCTGATAATTCACGAGCCTTCCATCTCAGACACATAAAAATTTAAGACTACAGTAACCACTGCTCACGTTGTTTTCCGGCCCTCTCCTTCTAATTTCAGTACCAGAGATGATATTCTAAGTGTTATAACACACCTCATAAATGTCTGCTTTCGTTTTTAATCACGAGAACGACTTCAACATATTAAACATCTGAATACCTGGCTTTATTGAATGATGTACCATTATCCTGGTACTGTTAACAGATAAAAGTTTGTATGACTATCTCATTATTCATAGGTCATATTTGTTCACAGAAGAGTAGAATAAACAGATATTGCCTTATTCATTAATTGTTTATGAAAGAAAATCTCCTTCTTGATTCCGTGGAAACGTTTACCACTTTACTGCAAAGAGAATGGTTTATTTCTAACGGTAACAGTTTAATGGTCTGCCATTTTTAGTGAATGTCACATATAGAAACGTCCCGTTATTTATCTTTTGTGCACATGAAACATCTGTTTGTACGAGAAATTCATCGTTCTACCAACAGCAAAACTCACACGAGAACTTTCGTCTGCAGTCGTATAGTTTTAAGGAAGTAGCCCACAGTTTATTTGTCGTTACGTGTAACAAAGaacagaaaatatttcattcagtatCTTCCATAGTCGACGACGTTCGTATCCTCTTCCTACAATCGGCACTACACAGGCTGATGAAATCTATGGAGGTCTCTAAGCTGCGGATCAGGAATAGAATGCACCACAATTTTCCCTGCAGTTGGAAAATTACTTCCACTGTTTAGCAGGAACTTCAGTTCCATTCTATGGAGAGCTCGTTAAGAAGAATTTGATAAGGTTCGAGTTGCAGAGTAGTTAACGACTGCAGTTGGGTAGGAGTAGAGTCCGTTGCGGAGGATCTACTTCGCTTTGTTGCCTCAAatataaaacacaattttgttgTTTAGGTTCTTGTGTCAAGTTTCTGTGCTGTATCGTTTCATTGACGCTGCGTGCAGGAGACAGATTTCCAATAACAACACAGAACAAAGATATGAAAAAGTGGTTCGTTCTTCTCTTGTGGTAATGAGCGGCACGATGGATGATGGTGCTAGACTACTGACTCCTCGTCTTCTGACGTCAGCTTCTCCCCGTCGTGCCTGACGCAGAAGCGTTTCTCGCGGCACAGGATGTAGATCTTGCGTATCAGGATGACGGCCACTACAGCGAGGCAGATCGACACGAGGAGGATGAAACTGAAGGCGAGTGTGTCCTGCGCGTGGTTGTAAGCCGGATTGAAAGGGACGTCCGTTGTATTCGTGACGGTAGCGGGTGTCACGGAAGAGTTGGCAGCCGCTGCAGAAGGTCTTGAACTCGTCTCTCGGATACTTGTCGGTACACGTCCGAGCAGTGTCGGTGACGTGGCGGAGACGCCTGTGGCGCTGGGGTCGATGTAGCAGTAGCGCAGCACGTGCAGCAGCTGCGAGTCCCTGAGGTCTGGCGGCGAGGCGCACACCATGGGGTCCTCCATGTCCTCCAGGAAGTTGCGGCGGGCGACGAGCGCGGCTAGGTCGCCGGTGGCGTCGCACGCGCAGTGCCAGGGGTTCCCCTCGAGGCGCAGCTCCCGCAGCGCCGGCAGCCGATCCAGGGCGGCCGCATCCGCGCGCCGCAGCATGTTGTCGCTGAGGTCCAGCTCCTCCAGCGCAACGGGCCACGCGGCAGGCAGGCTCTCCAGCTGGTTCTTGTGCAGCCGCAGCAGCCGCAGCGATCGCGGGAACGCGTCCGCCGGCACCGACGTCAGTTGGTTCCCACTCAGGTCCAGTTCCAGCAGCTTTGGCAGCCCACTGAAACAATATCACAATACTATGACATGAGGCATCAACGTCACACTGTCTTCTTATTGCCTGCACTTCACTTCCATAAGTAAGGGCTGGTACTGCTATTGTTGTAGAAAACTTCAGCTTCAATTCTTTGCTGGCTATATTCTGCAAAAATCTTAACGATGGTTCCACAcatggaagtaaatttatttaatttttggtaaACGTGATGGTTATATTCATACGTGATGTCCCATGCTACATATTTAAGACCTTTTACATGCCCCAAGATATTATTATTCAGGACTATTTTATATCTTACTCTTGTCTACACTGAAATGTCTTCTACCGGCAATGTTAGGTTGTAATTTGTGGCTATGTGTTCCAACTTATACACTCCTGCCTACATTAGTTGTAAGCAGATTTAGGTCATCCACATATAAAATTACATTTAGAAAATAGAATACAGGCTCAAGAAATAGTTCTTAGAAGACTGGAAGGATATGCAAGGTATGATCggaaaagaaatgaagatataagCCAAGATTTAGGAAAATTTAACGTAaaggagaaaataaaggaaaataggagGAAATGGAAGGAATATGGGTGCAAAAAATTTCGTAAGGAACACATCGTGCTTaagtgggagcgatctagatggttgtaaaacaataaactggtagccaagatcgctggagttctttttattccatgattaccggttttggcgaaactaaagccgccatcatcgaatCCTAGGACACATACAGatcttgatgttgtaacctgtatgtgtcctaagatccgatgatggggGCTTTAggttcgccgaaaccggtaattatggtataaaatgaattcctgcgatcttggctaccagtttattgttttgcaAAAAAATTTCTTATAAAGATTCTAAATAATAAAGGCCCTGGAAGAAGAAATGTATGAATACCACGAGAGAAATGATTAGTGTAACAGGTAATTTGCCTAatacatgaagtgaagaagaaaaggaagaacaaGATTAGCATCAATATTATATGGAGCATCAAACGAGTATTTCTTGGTAGGGACGACACAGCATGTGAATCTTTCGCCCAGCGGAGAGTAACAGGCAAATGCAAAAGAGCAGGGGTGATCCCATGTGCAGGATGTAAAGCATAACAGTTTACAACGTATCACGGTGGTGTAGGGAAAGTCGAGGCACAACATTTTTGTATTGAACATTTGCGGTCGATCAATCCTGGAAGAACCTCCAACTGAATAAAATATTCGCTGGTTTCCAGTCTTGTCAAGTGGTTAACACTCCGCGAGCTTTCAAACCGACCACTCCTCTGTCATTGTCAAGAGATTGGTAGGCCCATATGTATACTAGCTGCCGACTGTGACACCACTGGTACCGCCATGTATGGGCACACGTCGCCTCGGCCTTCGATGTGCCACCTCGCAGTCGCCGGATTCCACGACGCAGTGAGCTGCCGTCCGCCGTCTGTATTAAGGGTATTGTCGGTGATTTTCATTTCGATGGCTTCTTTAATTACGCCGTCGGAGAAGCCGTTAGTGTGAGCCAGGACGAGGTTTCGTCAAATTTGATCTGGTGACTGTTCCCTAAAGCATGCTCAGCTAAGCGAATTTCTCGAAGCAGCGTAAACAAAATCCGTCATACTCCTTCCTGTGTTTATTCTATTCGTCCCACGTACGACtgaccacactcgcaaggtatcttGTCGATTCCCAGCTATTCACGCCGATTACGTGTCACATGAGCTGAGCCTACTAATCAATGTGTTCAGGGGCAACGGCTACAACGTTCACCGTATGAATGAAATGATCTCAAGCAAGAATCACACTAAGACCACTGGTGAAGAGCACGTAAAGAAACTAATCGTTCCTTCACCCCTTGTAGGGCAAGATAAGTCGCCTGCTGTAAAGACACACACGGTCAAATCGGTATTCATGGCTCGGTCTAAAGGCGCCTCTGATtctgtaattaaagaagccatcgAATAAAAATCACCGATTGGGCCCTTTATAGATTAAGGAGGACTGCAGCTCACCACGGTGTGGTATCCATCGACCGCGAGGTTGAAGTGGACACATTGAATGCCGATTTAACATAAGCCAACACAAGTAAGCCAATATACGACGATACCGTGAGCACCGGTGACGTTACAGCTGGCAGTATATACATAAGGGCGTATAAGTGGCCCACTGGTAGTCATAATACTTCACAATGGTCaaagagtgcttggccgaaagtcGTGGTATTTTGAGCATTGCACGCTGTAATGCATCCGTGCATTCCATTCACGTGTTTATGCTAAGTATTAGGCACATTTATGTgctcgggaatgctcagtagcagccaggctacatgtacatctgACCATTATGCGTCAGCAAGGAACATTAACGATAATATcgtaggaggcaatgttgtgcaaccttggACAAGATCCGACTactcgggagtaggatcttacaatctgactcactgttccgagacaaacttcagtcacaatgtccgcaaagtgacgtcagatccgcctggcaacagcgatctaaaagCCTATTGGTTAAAAGTTTTGATATGTATAGGTATTAGGATACGAGTGAAGTGTccctattggctgagggagaaaggtggggtctctcttgtgcgTCGGGAAGACAGGGTGAGTTACTAGTGAGGCGCAACTCAAAACGCACAGTCGAGCAACCGGGGGCGGCTCCAAAACAACGGTCGCGAGTAAATATTCGAGCTGTTAAACAagatgtcaagtaaaagtgaaggTACTAGTTATCaatgaacgccacgtgtcgtggacaGTATCTATCACGAGTATGGAAAGTGATAAATGTGTTGAAAAGGGTTGAATATAACGGTGTAGGCAAGAGCCGCCATATTGGAAATTCTGTGACGAGTGTTGCAAAATATTCTTCATTAAAAAGAATATATTACAAAAAGTTGTTAAAATTTAACAATTGGCATCCCGACACACCCCACTTCAGGAGGACCACAAGCCGACATTTAACCTTGCACCTGAAcgctactactgtgcgacgagggactaccgaagcagcaagacaccaggtaaGTAATaccgaaaccagagaagtaaggcaaagtcacttccttctcgctacaatgccacagaGGGCCTTGTAACGTGGCCAGAAACCCGAGACCAATTGCGCGGCAcatcccgccagaggttcgagtcctccctcaggcatgggtgtgtgtgtgtgtgttgttattagcgtaagttagtttaagtagtgtgtaagtctagggatcgatgacctcagcagtttggtcccttagggattcacacacatttgaatatattTTTGGAAACCCAAGACGTCATACAGAAACACACTTGCTGTTCCATCTACATATAAGCCCTAAGAGCACAGTAGTTTTCCGAGCCAGACAAATTAAtatatttaattgttaattttatggtgTAAATATTCATAGTATTATGAGGTAAATTTTTGGCCGAAGTATTGCGTGACTGTCATGCAATGTAGCTTAGGTGGCTTTTTAGGTCAATTTGAGGCTGTATCACTTTGTTCGTTTCGATTTTAACCACACCACTTCGGTAAACAGTTATCGTCCTGTATAATACGAGTGCAAGAATAGACCTGCAAAATACCAACGAATATCCTTAATTGTAGTTCACTGCTGAATTCATCAGCATATTCTAAGTTCTAATTTCATAAATTTCCTTGAGTGAGATACGTTTTTACACACaaat
This window contains:
- the LOC124794832 gene encoding leucine-rich repeat-containing protein 15-like, producing MLMLNMSFKLLLVSLATMREVASGEGGVGPACACEPQGHLATCSFMDLTRVPACLPGEAVTQLYLDHNSIQELTADQLRPFSLLRFLSAEGNLITDLPQDLFRYTPRLREIYLSENRIKSVSPTMFLPVANLQKLVLSENHLSSLPPEIFSGLPKLLELDLSGNQLTSVPADAFPRSLRLLRLHKNQLESLPAAWPVALEELDLSDNMLRRADAAALDRLPALRELRLEGNPWHCACDATGDLAALVARRNFLEDMEDPMVCASPPDLRDSQLLHVLRYCYIDPSATGVSATSPTLLGRVPTSIRETSSRPSAAAANSSVTPATVTNTTDVPFNPAYNHAQDTLAFSFILLVSICLAVVAVILIRKIYILCREKRFCVRHDGEKLTSEDEESVV